In Planctomycetota bacterium, the following are encoded in one genomic region:
- a CDS encoding SCO family protein: MIAVLALAWAQAGPSDVGFDPRLGESVPLDVELTEGEAQVSLRKVLGGKPGLLALVYYRCPLVCGEVLGGLARAFGVLGLVPGREFEAVVVSIDPREPPGLAAEKKARYQRRPGEAWRFLTGSEEAIRRIAGAVGFRYAYDARSDQYAHAAGVVILTPDGRVSSFFPGIDYPPRDLRLALVEAGGGRLGNLRDRVLLVCFRYDPSRGRYSLSVLAAVRGLGVLTALALGFGVGLMAFRERRRRTGEP; encoded by the coding sequence ATGATCGCCGTTCTCGCGCTGGCGTGGGCTCAGGCCGGGCCGTCCGACGTGGGCTTCGATCCCCGCCTCGGGGAGAGCGTTCCGCTCGATGTGGAGCTGACCGAGGGGGAGGCGCAGGTTTCGCTGCGGAAGGTTCTGGGCGGAAAGCCCGGCCTCCTGGCGCTGGTCTATTACCGATGCCCCCTGGTGTGCGGGGAGGTGCTCGGAGGACTGGCCCGGGCGTTCGGGGTTCTGGGGCTGGTCCCGGGGCGGGAGTTCGAGGCGGTGGTCGTCAGCATCGATCCGCGGGAACCGCCGGGGCTGGCGGCGGAGAAGAAGGCGCGTTACCAGCGGCGGCCGGGGGAGGCGTGGCGGTTTCTGACCGGTTCGGAGGAGGCGATCCGTCGAATCGCCGGGGCGGTGGGGTTTCGGTACGCCTATGACGCGCGTTCGGACCAGTACGCGCATGCGGCCGGCGTGGTGATCCTGACGCCGGACGGCCGCGTGTCTTCGTTTTTCCCGGGGATCGATTATCCGCCCCGGGACCTGCGGCTGGCGCTCGTGGAAGCCGGCGGGGGGCGTCTGGGGAACCTGCGGGACCGCGTGCTGCTGGTGTGTTTCCGATACGATCCCTCGCGGGGGCGGTACAGCCTGAGCGTCCTGGCGGCGGTGCGCGGGCTCGGGGTCCTGACGGCGCTGGCCCTGGGATTCGGTGTGGGGCTGATGGCGTTCCGGGAGCGCCGCCGGCGTACGGGGGAGCCGTGA